Proteins encoded in a region of the Mucilaginibacter sabulilitoris genome:
- a CDS encoding SdiA-regulated domain-containing protein produces the protein MKRFKIDKAMHKVITLITVLLGTAGVLLGISCKDTTEVSSNPKGYDLSKPVKYNMHINLTEISGIAFRHGRSDSLYAEEDEDGKVYYFKLGDKKISESRFAKSGDYEDIAICNNYTIILRSDGVLFSFPFSQVRNKEIGGVKKLKDILPAGEYEGMYADEKTNRLYILCKHCSADKNKISSGYILQLQADGSVKPAGGFRIDVKAVEQLGGKKKGAFKPSALAKNSATNEWYILSSVNKTLVLADANWKVKSVFALNPAQFMQPEGIAFDNQNNLYISNEGDLVSASNVLKFNYIK, from the coding sequence ATGAAAAGGTTTAAAATTGATAAAGCTATGCATAAAGTGATTACATTAATAACTGTGCTGCTTGGTACAGCCGGCGTACTTTTAGGCATTTCCTGCAAAGACACAACCGAGGTTAGCAGTAACCCCAAAGGGTATGACTTAAGTAAACCTGTAAAGTACAACATGCATATCAATTTAACCGAAATATCAGGTATTGCTTTTCGCCACGGTCGCAGTGATTCGTTATATGCAGAAGAGGATGAAGACGGAAAAGTATATTACTTTAAATTGGGCGATAAAAAGATTAGTGAAAGCCGGTTTGCCAAATCGGGCGATTATGAAGATATCGCTATTTGCAACAATTACACCATCATATTGCGCAGCGATGGCGTTTTATTCAGCTTTCCTTTTAGCCAGGTTAGAAATAAAGAAATTGGCGGGGTAAAAAAACTAAAGGATATTTTACCCGCAGGCGAGTATGAAGGTATGTATGCTGATGAAAAAACCAACAGGCTTTACATATTATGCAAGCACTGCAGCGCTGATAAAAATAAAATAAGCAGCGGTTATATTTTGCAGCTGCAAGCTGATGGTTCGGTTAAACCGGCCGGAGGTTTCCGTATAGATGTAAAAGCCGTTGAACAATTAGGCGGTAAAAAGAAAGGCGCTTTCAAGCCTTCTGCCTTAGCAAAAAACTCGGCTACTAACGAATGGTATATCCTTTCGTCGGTTAATAAAACCCTTGTGCTTGCTGATGCCAACTGGAAGGTAAAAAGCGTATTTGCGTTAAATCCTGCTCAGTTCATGCAACCTGAGGGCATTGCTTTTGATAATCAGAATAACCTGTATATTTCAAACGAGGGCGATCTGGTTAGCGCCAGTAATGTGTTAAAATTCAACTACATAAAGTAA
- a CDS encoding phosphatase PAP2 family protein, which yields MVKGKQFFLACFIIFAFTGYKCTTAQNLDVDILKSINPRHPTSLYWRNTSNSAYYAIGAASFGTLIYGLASNDDIAKRNATETFISVGANVLVTHMIKLGVNRTRPADKYPNEIFVNTQTHNQSFPSGHTSLAFATATTLSLQYKKWYVTVPAFAWASSVGYSRMYLGKHYPSDVLAGAVVGMGTAWAGHWFNKKLFQQRYQNKNTPTYD from the coding sequence ATGGTAAAAGGCAAACAGTTTTTTTTAGCATGCTTTATTATTTTTGCATTTACCGGTTATAAGTGTACTACTGCCCAAAACCTTGATGTCGATATCTTAAAAAGCATTAATCCGAGGCACCCAACTTCGCTTTACTGGCGTAATACAAGTAATTCTGCCTATTATGCTATCGGTGCCGCTTCATTTGGTACATTAATATATGGTTTGGCGAGTAATGACGACATTGCGAAGCGTAACGCTACAGAAACATTTATCTCTGTGGGTGCAAACGTACTGGTTACACACATGATAAAACTGGGTGTTAACCGCACACGTCCCGCCGATAAATATCCCAACGAAATATTTGTAAATACGCAAACACATAACCAGTCTTTTCCGTCCGGGCATACCAGTTTAGCTTTCGCAACTGCTACAACACTTTCTCTGCAGTACAAGAAGTGGTATGTCACCGTACCCGCCTTTGCATGGGCCTCATCTGTCGGTTATTCCCGGATGTATCTTGGCAAGCATTATCCAAGTGATGTACTGGCCGGAGCTGTGGTTGGCATGGGTACCGCCTGGGCCGGACACTGGTTCAATAAAAAACTCTTTCAACAACGCTATCAGAATAAGAATACCCCAACCTATGATTAA
- a CDS encoding Pycsar system effector family protein translates to MKFQQLLEEVKHYVISYFDVHHDPELIYHNLKHTKDVVASATQIANHYQLSDEDFFIVISAAWFHDTGYFTDKHNHEVKSADIATHLLKQLQVDTAVIDKVNACIMATRMPQKPTNLLEQILCDADLFHLGTDDFRDKSKLMRKEMEAIGHKEFDKDAWRVTNIELLQSHQYFTDYCRLLLNDQQEKNLARLKDKQTEVNEKPEPNEVTAVDLAGGTVIKTDHEIHETHDDHDKHDKKHKADKPERGIETMFRISSTNHQRLSDMADNKAHIMITVNSIILSAIISLVLRKLDEHSNLLIPTFMLLTVSLLTMIFSILATRPSIPPGLFTPADIEKKTVNLLFFGNFYRMSFTDYSEGMLKMMDDKDFLYGSLIRDNYSQGVVLGKKYRLLRVSYNIFMFGLILSVLAFIISSLI, encoded by the coding sequence ATGAAATTTCAACAATTGTTAGAAGAGGTAAAACATTATGTAATATCATATTTTGATGTGCATCATGATCCTGAGCTAATATATCATAATCTTAAGCATACTAAGGACGTGGTTGCCTCTGCCACACAAATAGCTAATCATTATCAACTGTCTGATGAAGACTTTTTTATTGTTATTTCAGCAGCCTGGTTTCATGATACGGGTTATTTTACCGATAAGCATAACCATGAAGTAAAAAGTGCCGATATAGCAACCCATCTTTTAAAACAATTACAGGTTGACACCGCGGTAATTGATAAGGTTAATGCCTGTATCATGGCCACCCGTATGCCCCAAAAGCCAACTAACCTCCTGGAGCAAATTCTATGCGATGCCGATCTGTTTCATCTCGGGACTGATGACTTTCGCGATAAGAGTAAGCTGATGCGAAAAGAGATGGAGGCTATAGGTCATAAAGAGTTTGATAAGGATGCATGGCGGGTAACCAATATAGAGCTTTTACAATCGCACCAGTACTTTACTGATTATTGCCGCCTTTTACTTAATGATCAGCAGGAAAAGAATCTTGCCAGGTTAAAAGATAAACAGACTGAGGTGAACGAAAAGCCTGAACCCAATGAAGTTACAGCGGTTGATTTAGCTGGCGGAACAGTAATTAAGACAGATCATGAGATCCACGAAACTCATGATGATCATGATAAACATGATAAAAAGCACAAAGCTGATAAACCCGAAAGAGGGATTGAAACGATGTTCCGTATCAGTTCAACCAATCATCAGCGCCTGAGCGATATGGCCGACAATAAGGCCCATATTATGATCACGGTGAACTCCATCATCCTATCGGCCATAATTAGCTTGGTTTTGCGTAAGCTCGATGAGCATTCAAACTTGTTGATCCCTACATTTATGTTGCTTACAGTAAGTTTGCTCACCATGATATTTTCAATACTGGCAACCCGCCCCTCCATTCCACCGGGCCTTTTTACACCTGCTGATATTGAAAAGAAAACTGTAAATCTGCTTTTCTTTGGTAATTTTTACCGCATGTCATTTACTGATTATAGTGAAGGCATGCTGAAGATGATGGATGATAAAGATTTTTTATACGGCAGCCTTATCCGTGATAACTATTCGCAGGGCGTGGTTTTAGGAAAAAAATATCGGTTGCTACGGGTATCATACAACATATTTATGTTCGGGCTTATTCTCTCGGTACTGGCGTTCATTATTTCATCATTGATATAG
- a CDS encoding BamA/TamA family outer membrane protein has translation MIKKLPLLLILLLGYIAGHAQDSVRYRVILIGDAGEMDTQQSAVLKHAANNIIKNKTSVMYLGDNIYPRGMGLPGSPEEEETKKILQSQYQPMRANGAPVYFIPGNHDWDKMGPLGLAKIKRQWQYLHDQQDSLLKMVPENGCADPVEINLTDNLTVIAFDSEWWLFPFNKDNPGVECECKTKDDIIEKMQDILDRNRNKVILLASHHPFQSYGTHGGYFSFKDHLFPLTAVNHSLYIPLPVIGSLYPVLRSTFDNPEDLGHPLYKDMIKRVDGVFAGFPNMIHVAGHEHGLQFIKDKQVQVVSGAGAKHTYAIKGKHSLFADATQGYVTADILTDNSMRFTYYIDSETGVKQAFTYTQPYTPVQTQADVAHQPIAADSVIVKVHPSYNDKSGFHRLLFGENYRKEWAADTKLPVIKISQIHGGLTPIKEGGGFQTQSLRLADKSGKEWVMRSVEKSPERILPPEFQETFAKDWVNDAMSAQHPFSALIVPPLADAAHVPHANPIIGVVSPDENLGKYNKIFNNKVVLLEEREPLGKSANTTKMIEDLIKDNDNAVNGPEFLRARLLDLLIGDWDRHSDQWRWKNNKTDKGDSYTAVPRDRDQVIYTNQGIFPTIAAQPWLAPNLQGFNGEIYDVRYSLWKTMFMARFPAMQYNYDEYMKTVNDFVAAETDEVLEAGLRRLPQSSYKLRHDVLLRQLKERRANIPAAMSYYYKFINEIVDIHTSNKDELVNIKDIPGNGLNVTINKISKNGNIKDTLMNTNYSPDITKEIRLYVAGGDDKVILNNATSPIKLRFIDSTGHKDYNIIKSKNTVQLYDRGKKLSLTGDTSNVRKHISADSVNTSYLRVNLLSTTMPLANIEINPDEGVLLGAGFKYTHQKGFRKLPYNDVQTVFLSHSFSTKAFKFRYDGEWIQAVGNANLLMQLQVNFPGNLNFFGRGNETAFNKVGDYKTFYRTRFNTIQFDPALSWNNKTGTVLTVGPSFQYYSLDVKDNAGRLITNPLLTNADDSYTFDKRKLFAGIIVNFTSDKRNNKVLPAWGSYVNVKLQGYTGLNSYSTTFTQLIPQAALYKSLNTKGTIVLAERVGGGITVGKTPFYQSLFLGGQDNLLGYRLYRFAGQYSLYNNLELRIKLADFASYIVPGQIGILGFYDVGRVWEKGEHSDKWHNGTGGGIYVAPARLAVIKIVAGHSEEGWYPYLSTAFRF, from the coding sequence ATGATTAAAAAATTACCCCTGCTGCTCATTTTATTACTTGGCTACATCGCAGGTCATGCCCAGGATTCAGTACGTTACCGTGTTATTCTCATTGGCGATGCCGGTGAGATGGACACGCAACAAAGTGCGGTGTTAAAGCATGCTGCGAATAATATCATCAAAAATAAAACTTCGGTAATGTACCTTGGCGATAACATATATCCGCGTGGTATGGGCTTACCCGGCAGTCCCGAAGAAGAGGAAACCAAAAAAATATTGCAATCGCAATATCAGCCGATGCGGGCTAATGGCGCCCCGGTATATTTTATCCCGGGCAATCACGACTGGGATAAAATGGGGCCTCTTGGCCTTGCAAAAATAAAACGCCAGTGGCAATACCTTCACGACCAGCAGGACAGCCTTCTTAAAATGGTACCCGAAAATGGTTGTGCCGACCCTGTAGAGATAAACCTGACCGATAACCTCACCGTTATAGCATTTGACAGTGAGTGGTGGCTGTTCCCTTTCAACAAAGACAATCCGGGTGTGGAGTGCGAATGCAAAACCAAAGATGACATTATTGAAAAAATGCAGGATATATTGGACAGAAACCGTAATAAAGTAATTCTGCTGGCCTCGCATCATCCATTCCAGAGCTATGGGACACATGGCGGGTATTTTTCATTTAAGGATCATTTATTCCCCTTAACCGCCGTAAACCATAGTTTGTACATTCCTTTGCCTGTAATTGGTTCTTTGTACCCTGTTTTAAGGTCAACATTTGATAACCCCGAAGATCTTGGACACCCGCTTTACAAAGACATGATCAAAAGGGTAGATGGTGTTTTTGCAGGCTTTCCTAATATGATCCATGTAGCGGGACACGAGCATGGGCTTCAGTTTATAAAAGACAAACAAGTACAAGTTGTAAGCGGAGCAGGGGCAAAGCATACTTATGCCATAAAAGGTAAACATTCATTATTTGCTGATGCTACCCAAGGTTACGTAACAGCCGATATATTAACCGATAACAGCATGCGCTTTACTTACTATATTGACAGTGAAACAGGCGTAAAACAAGCATTTACCTATACACAGCCATATACGCCTGTACAAACCCAGGCCGACGTGGCTCATCAACCGATAGCTGCCGATAGTGTTATAGTTAAAGTACATCCTTCATATAATGATAAAAGCGGATTTCACAGATTGTTATTTGGCGAAAACTACCGCAAAGAATGGGCAGCCGATACCAAATTACCGGTGATCAAAATATCGCAGATACATGGCGGCTTAACACCAATTAAGGAGGGCGGTGGTTTCCAGACACAGTCGCTGCGTTTGGCCGATAAGTCAGGCAAAGAATGGGTAATGCGGAGCGTTGAGAAAAGCCCGGAGCGTATTTTGCCGCCCGAGTTCCAGGAAACTTTTGCTAAAGACTGGGTAAACGACGCAATGAGTGCGCAGCACCCGTTTTCGGCCCTAATTGTTCCACCATTGGCCGATGCCGCACATGTTCCGCATGCTAACCCAATAATTGGAGTTGTTTCGCCCGATGAAAACCTGGGTAAATACAATAAGATTTTTAATAACAAGGTAGTATTACTGGAAGAAAGAGAACCGTTAGGGAAATCGGCCAACACCACTAAAATGATCGAGGACCTGATAAAGGATAATGACAATGCTGTAAATGGGCCAGAATTTTTGCGCGCCCGATTACTCGACCTGTTAATTGGCGATTGGGACAGGCACAGCGACCAATGGCGTTGGAAAAATAATAAAACCGACAAAGGCGACTCCTATACCGCCGTTCCCCGCGACCGCGACCAGGTGATTTATACCAACCAGGGTATTTTCCCAACTATCGCGGCCCAGCCCTGGCTTGCACCAAACCTGCAGGGTTTTAACGGAGAAATATATGATGTGAGATATTCTTTATGGAAAACCATGTTCATGGCACGTTTTCCGGCTATGCAGTATAACTATGATGAGTATATGAAAACCGTAAACGACTTTGTAGCTGCCGAAACCGATGAGGTTTTAGAAGCTGGTTTAAGGCGATTACCGCAATCATCATATAAATTAAGGCACGATGTATTGCTAAGGCAGTTAAAGGAGCGCAGGGCCAATATACCGGCTGCCATGTCATATTACTATAAGTTTATTAATGAGATTGTCGACATACATACTTCTAATAAAGATGAGTTGGTAAACATTAAAGATATACCAGGCAATGGCCTAAATGTTACTATCAACAAGATCAGTAAGAACGGTAATATTAAGGATACCTTAATGAATACCAATTACAGTCCGGATATTACCAAAGAGATCAGGCTGTACGTAGCTGGTGGTGATGATAAAGTAATTTTAAATAATGCCACATCACCTATTAAATTGAGGTTTATCGATAGTACAGGGCATAAGGATTATAACATCATTAAATCCAAAAACACGGTTCAGTTATATGACAGGGGCAAAAAACTAAGTCTTACAGGCGATACTTCCAATGTACGTAAGCATATATCGGCAGACAGTGTTAATACCTCGTACCTGAGGGTTAATTTACTAAGTACAACCATGCCGCTGGCTAACATTGAAATAAACCCCGATGAAGGTGTTTTACTTGGCGCAGGTTTTAAATACACGCATCAGAAAGGATTTCGCAAGCTGCCTTATAACGATGTGCAAACCGTGTTTTTAAGTCATTCGTTTTCTACCAAGGCTTTTAAGTTTAGATATGATGGTGAGTGGATACAGGCAGTTGGCAATGCAAATTTACTAATGCAACTGCAGGTAAACTTCCCCGGAAACCTCAACTTTTTTGGCCGCGGTAACGAAACAGCCTTTAATAAAGTGGGCGATTATAAAACCTTTTATCGCACCAGGTTCAACACTATACAATTTGATCCGGCTTTAAGCTGGAATAATAAAACCGGGACGGTATTAACCGTTGGCCCATCATTCCAGTACTATAGTCTTGACGTTAAGGACAATGCAGGACGTTTAATTACAAATCCATTACTAACAAATGCCGATGATAGTTATACCTTTGACAAGCGAAAATTATTTGCCGGTATTATTGTAAACTTTACCAGCGATAAGCGTAATAATAAAGTTCTCCCGGCGTGGGGCAGCTATGTAAATGTTAAACTACAGGGTTATACAGGTTTAAATTCATACTCAACAACTTTTACACAGCTTATTCCACAAGCGGCATTGTATAAAAGTTTAAATACCAAAGGTACCATTGTACTGGCCGAAAGAGTGGGTGGCGGTATCACAGTTGGTAAAACACCTTTTTATCAATCCTTATTTTTAGGCGGGCAGGATAATTTATTAGGTTATAGGTTATACCGGTTTGCCGGGCAGTATAGTTTATACAATAACCTTGAACTGCGTATAAAACTGGCCGATTTTGCCAGTTACATAGTTCCGGGTCAAATAGGCATATTAGGCTTTTACGATGTTGGCCGTGTTTGGGAAAAAGGCGAACATTCTGATAAATGGCATAACGGAACCGGTGGTGGCATTTATGTAGCGCCGGCAAGGCTCGCGGTTATAAAAATTGTCGCAGGGCACTCTGAAGAAGGATGGTACCCGTATCTTTCAACAGCTTTCAGGTTTTAA
- a CDS encoding GAF domain-containing protein: MVPVSFNSFQVLIEGKFYNDMHTEVLDINKGECTYCLVDTCLSFNPFVEHLHERVRTEKTLKSEFYKYVLDKFERDTCIDLDMHPENAENYREMLELIYSILTPPILNEKEFFWALSTPVPDKIFFSTDAFYEFHTNHHSGLHAVNIGKGELFSQRQKRFIYNLILERFYGFSTVTKNELLFAYTDPESNLSRYYNIQTNSQFVNIKLNGELPEINFDTVEPYINDYEGIEKLEEMLPLSNFKFEGFTVITLTDVTLPHALESIRNELVNHSNKEKEQYSLVLESLKILSENPAIEFGLLPFLTVNNKLIFDTNECSQSVLISSAKEFSLAEETFYAITEDYKQNPRPVFFRSLTDEKVLKHPFLNVLKQSGIKSYGIFPVYYNKKMAGIMEVYSYEEILLYEKLLSKLQTAIPLIAQLLQNSIDQFAARIESVIKDKFTSLQPSVQWKFNEVAWNYLKKGSKKKKNQDIETIVFDNVYPLFGAVDIRNSTIERNSALQEDLKALLTIIMETLTVLKGHIHLPLIDRLIYKCEEWFEKVNGFITTNDELMLDTFLHDEVNPFLNHFRQNYPDERVIIDRYFDALEEENGLSFANRRNLETSMQLVNTSINHYLEQVQEDVQESFPCYFEKFRTDGVEYDIYIGQSIAPDKVFDVLYLKNIRLWQLKSMAEIAKITYGLADQLSRPLQTTQLIFIHSNPIDISFRNDERRFDVEGAYNIRYEVVKKRIDKVLIAGTVERLTQPGKIAMVYFNQPEAAEYQEYIKYLQEQNILTDDLEFLELEELQGVTGLKALRVGVNYEIALEK, translated from the coding sequence ATGGTACCCGTATCTTTCAACAGCTTTCAGGTTTTAATAGAGGGTAAATTTTATAACGACATGCATACCGAAGTTTTAGATATAAATAAAGGAGAATGTACTTATTGTTTGGTAGATACCTGCCTTTCATTTAATCCGTTCGTGGAGCATTTACATGAACGTGTACGGACCGAAAAAACGCTCAAAAGCGAATTTTATAAGTATGTGTTAGATAAGTTTGAGCGTGATACCTGCATAGATTTGGATATGCATCCCGAAAATGCAGAAAATTATCGCGAAATGCTGGAATTGATTTACAGCATACTTACACCGCCTATTTTAAATGAAAAGGAATTCTTCTGGGCTTTAAGCACCCCCGTTCCCGATAAAATATTTTTCAGTACCGATGCTTTTTATGAGTTTCATACCAACCATCATTCAGGTTTACACGCGGTAAATATTGGTAAGGGCGAATTATTTAGCCAGCGGCAAAAAAGGTTTATTTATAACCTGATACTTGAACGCTTTTATGGATTTTCGACCGTAACAAAAAATGAGTTGCTATTTGCCTATACCGATCCGGAAAGTAATCTGTCACGTTATTATAATATCCAAACTAACAGCCAGTTTGTTAATATTAAGTTAAATGGCGAACTGCCCGAAATTAACTTTGATACCGTAGAACCTTATATCAATGATTATGAGGGCATTGAAAAACTTGAAGAGATGTTGCCGCTTTCTAACTTTAAGTTTGAGGGCTTTACGGTTATTACCCTTACCGATGTAACCCTGCCGCATGCACTTGAAAGCATCAGGAATGAGCTGGTTAACCATTCAAATAAAGAAAAGGAGCAGTATAGTCTTGTTCTCGAATCGCTGAAAATATTGTCAGAAAACCCGGCTATTGAATTTGGGTTATTACCTTTTTTAACGGTTAACAATAAGCTGATATTTGACACCAATGAGTGTTCGCAAAGCGTACTTATATCCTCTGCAAAAGAGTTTAGCCTGGCCGAGGAAACTTTTTATGCCATAACCGAAGATTATAAGCAAAACCCGAGGCCCGTATTTTTCAGGTCACTTACAGACGAAAAGGTTTTAAAACATCCTTTCCTCAATGTCTTAAAGCAATCAGGCATCAAATCGTATGGTATTTTCCCGGTTTACTATAATAAAAAAATGGCCGGCATCATGGAGGTTTACTCTTATGAAGAAATATTGCTTTACGAAAAACTATTGTCAAAGCTACAGACAGCTATTCCATTGATTGCACAATTGCTGCAAAATAGTATCGACCAGTTTGCCGCCCGAATAGAATCTGTTATAAAGGATAAATTCACCTCACTGCAACCGTCAGTGCAATGGAAATTTAACGAGGTAGCCTGGAACTATCTGAAAAAAGGAAGTAAAAAGAAAAAGAACCAGGATATTGAAACTATTGTTTTCGATAATGTTTACCCACTGTTTGGAGCCGTTGATATCCGTAACTCTACCATCGAACGTAATAGCGCTTTGCAGGAAGACTTAAAGGCCCTGCTTACCATTATCATGGAAACTTTAACCGTATTAAAGGGGCATATACATTTACCCCTTATAGACAGGTTAATATACAAGTGCGAAGAATGGTTTGAAAAGGTAAATGGGTTTATTACCACTAATGATGAGTTGATGCTCGATACTTTCCTGCATGATGAGGTGAACCCTTTTTTAAACCATTTCAGACAAAATTATCCTGACGAACGGGTGATCATTGACCGGTATTTTGATGCGCTGGAAGAGGAAAACGGCTTGTCATTCGCCAACCGCCGTAACCTGGAAACTTCAATGCAGTTGGTTAATACATCTATCAACCATTATCTTGAACAAGTACAAGAAGATGTACAAGAGTCGTTTCCTTGTTATTTTGAAAAATTCCGTACCGATGGGGTGGAATATGATATTTACATAGGGCAATCCATAGCCCCCGACAAGGTATTTGATGTGCTATATTTAAAGAACATACGTTTATGGCAACTGAAGTCGATGGCTGAAATTGCAAAGATAACTTATGGATTAGCCGATCAGCTTTCAAGGCCGCTACAAACAACGCAGCTCATATTTATACATTCAAACCCTATTGATATCAGCTTTCGTAACGATGAAAGGCGCTTTGATGTGGAAGGCGCTTACAACATCAGGTATGAAGTTGTAAAAAAACGTATCGATAAGGTTTTAATTGCAGGAACCGTTGAACGGTTAACACAACCCGGAAAAATAGCCATGGTGTATTTTAATCAGCCGGAAGCGGCAGAATATCAGGAATATATAAAATATCTGCAAGAGCAAAATATACTTACCGACGATCTGGAGTTTCTTGAACTGGAAGAATTGCAGGGTGTTACCGGTTTAAAGGCCTTAAGGGTTGGTGTTAATTACGAAATAGCTTTAGAAAAATAA
- the ppk1 gene encoding polyphosphate kinase 1, with amino-acid sequence MDHYSFFDRDLSWLLFNERILLEAAKQDLPVMERVNFLSIFSSNLDEFYRVRMPVILALHKLSKHAPHDKEDVLEEAQQLIEAQQEKFGQIFTRELIPLLKDKHANLLFNEPIPAVIQDKVTDYFFSQVMAFLQPVDLSETDKKFFPENNRLYFLVNLGSEKTKERTVLLNIPSNQLPRFFNVASDDQQYIIFLDDIIRHNLDKLFKNETVSGCYSFKITRDAELDLKDEYHGDLSEQIEKQLLKRDMGMATRFLHQPNVPLRTLHMISEKLGLQGSSVVEGGMYHNLKDLMGLPVNLPGTRYNKWQAVTDNKLTETGSLFDFIADQDYIVHAPYQSYNNILRFFNEAAIDADVQEISVTLYRVASDSRIVNALISAALSGKKVRVMVELKARFDEANNIKWAKRMKAAGVEIIYSDKALKVHAKVALVKRLINGRVKYAGLLATGNFNESTAAFYTDHILMTTNPPMLREIELLFIFLGKKAKTSENYPIEFKHLLVAQFNLQQRFLDLIDREIANTKQGLPSGITIKMNNLEERILIAKLYEASQAGVKISLIVRSICCIIPGVKGMSENITVRRIVDRYLEHGRIFIFNNNNTPEVFMGSADWMNRNIYRRIEVCFPVYDPQIRNEIMSIIDLQLKDNVQAVMLNSELQNVAIERNEPLIQSQRAIYELVQQKVYEKV; translated from the coding sequence ATGGATCATTACTCATTTTTCGACAGGGACCTGAGCTGGCTGCTATTTAATGAGCGTATTTTACTGGAGGCTGCAAAACAGGATTTACCTGTAATGGAACGAGTGAATTTTCTGTCGATATTTTCTTCTAACCTTGATGAATTTTACAGGGTAAGGATGCCGGTTATACTGGCATTACACAAGCTGTCAAAACATGCCCCACATGATAAGGAAGACGTTTTAGAAGAAGCACAGCAGCTTATTGAGGCACAGCAAGAAAAATTTGGTCAAATATTTACCCGTGAACTCATTCCACTGTTAAAAGATAAGCACGCCAATCTGCTGTTTAATGAACCAATTCCTGCCGTAATACAGGATAAGGTTACCGATTATTTTTTTAGCCAGGTAATGGCCTTCTTGCAGCCTGTTGATCTGTCCGAAACCGATAAAAAATTCTTTCCGGAAAACAACAGACTTTATTTTTTAGTAAATCTAGGCTCAGAAAAAACAAAGGAAAGGACGGTGCTGCTTAATATTCCTTCAAATCAGTTACCTCGTTTTTTTAACGTTGCGTCCGACGATCAGCAATACATCATATTTCTGGATGATATTATCAGGCACAATCTCGATAAACTGTTTAAAAACGAGACGGTAAGTGGATGTTACAGTTTTAAAATAACACGCGATGCCGAACTGGACCTGAAAGATGAATATCACGGAGATTTATCAGAGCAAATTGAAAAGCAATTGTTAAAACGTGATATGGGGATGGCCACGAGGTTTCTGCACCAGCCGAACGTACCTTTGCGTACCCTGCACATGATCTCAGAAAAATTAGGCTTACAGGGATCAAGTGTTGTTGAAGGAGGCATGTATCATAATCTGAAAGACTTGATGGGTTTACCTGTAAATCTGCCAGGTACACGGTATAACAAGTGGCAGGCAGTTACTGATAACAAGTTAACTGAAACAGGATCGCTGTTTGATTTTATAGCCGATCAGGACTACATTGTTCATGCCCCTTACCAATCATATAATAACATATTGCGCTTTTTTAATGAAGCTGCTATTGATGCCGATGTTCAGGAAATATCCGTAACCCTGTACAGGGTAGCCAGCGACTCACGTATTGTAAACGCCTTGATCAGCGCTGCTTTAAGTGGTAAAAAAGTAAGGGTAATGGTTGAACTAAAAGCAAGGTTTGATGAGGCCAATAACATTAAGTGGGCCAAAAGGATGAAAGCGGCAGGAGTGGAGATCATTTACAGCGACAAGGCCCTTAAAGTGCACGCTAAGGTAGCATTGGTGAAACGGCTTATTAACGGCCGTGTAAAATATGCAGGATTGCTGGCCACCGGTAATTTTAATGAAAGCACCGCAGCTTTTTATACCGATCATATATTAATGACAACCAATCCGCCAATGCTGCGCGAAATAGAGTTGTTGTTTATTTTCCTGGGTAAGAAAGCAAAAACCTCAGAGAACTATCCTATTGAATTTAAACATTTATTGGTTGCACAATTTAACTTACAGCAACGCTTTCTGGATTTGATTGACAGAGAAATTGCTAATACTAAACAAGGGTTGCCTTCGGGTATAACTATTAAAATGAATAACCTTGAAGAGCGGATATTGATAGCCAAACTGTATGAGGCATCACAGGCGGGGGTAAAAATATCACTGATTGTACGCAGTATATGTTGCATTATTCCGGGTGTGAAGGGTATGAGTGAAAATATTACTGTACGCCGTATTGTTGACCGGTATCTGGAACATGGCCGGATCTTCATTTTTAATAATAATAATACTCCTGAGGTTTTTATGGGCTCGGCCGATTGGATGAACCGGAATATTTATAGGCGCATTGAAGTTTGCTTCCCGGTTTATGACCCGCAGATCAGAAACGAAATTATGTCTATCATTGATCTGCAGTTAAAAGATAATGTGCAGGCAGTAATGTTAAATAGTGAGCTGCAAAATGTAGCAATAGAAAGAAATGAACCGTTAATACAATCTCAACGGGCCATTTATGAGCTTGTACAGCAAAAAGTATATGAAAAGGTTTAA